The window AACTACAATTTTAACATCAGGATATTTaattacaaatacatataaacaaataatgtTAAGATTTAAACTTTGTGCAAATTATAAGCCAGGTTGTGACTAAGATAAATATGGATACTAAAAGGTTACTATCTTTTCTCTGCCCAAACTATCAAATATGATGTTACTccaaattcagaagaaaacagcTTCCTGTACccttaaataattttatagtaaATCAGATGATCGCTATGAGTGCTTGAGCACTATAGATTCACTACAGTCCCTTCTCAGGGACAACAAACTGAACCCAATCCTTTGTGGCAATATTCTCCAGAGCAGCATTAGCAATGCCAATACTTCTGAGCTAAGCTAGCTGCATCCTAAAATTAAGTGTACAAATCATTTTGGGACAGTACAAGCTTTTCAACTGGCGGTTTGTGAAATGGGGGGGGAAAAAGCTTCATAGTGAACTGAGCAGTAGTTCATTAGCAAATATGAGAAATAATCGTTCCATCTATTGTCCGTTTGCCACAGATGATGGGTTAAACCCATAAACAACTCCATAcattatttctctgtttctgcttAACTACTCACATGGTAGATTCTCTtgagaaagagaggcagaaacaggGAAATTGATTATGGAAGAACTTGTTTTCTTAAGCAGTGAGGAGACCACTGCATGCTAGGGAGAAGGAAATTCAACactaattttaattatattaagtgttgatttcaaaacaaaagcattttacTATGGAAATAAAGCTAAAGTCAAGTAGATTTTCACTAGAGCTTAGTGCATGGGAAGTAGCCAGAAAGGAGTCATTCacagatacaattaataaaaaattaatcatgAAAAAACGAGGTGGTGGTGCAAACTAACCTCACTAGgtatgaaggagggagggagggagggaagaaaagcaaTCCTGACTGATTAGTTAGCAATGCTGCTTTGGTAGTCGATACTGAGAAGGGTAGCACCCAGGtttctctctcccatcccctCTGTTCAGCAAAGGAACAGAGCTGAGCAAGTTTAATTAGATCAGTGGCACAAAGGACCATtccctctgcctcctggcttcttttAGTAACAAATAGCTCAGCTCTAGTGCGTGCAGCAACACCCAGAGAAACAAAGCCCAACCTTAATTGAATCCTTCCCCAAGCCTGCCCCCGACAATGATTTACTTGTAacctgggaggaaggaggagccGGGAGAGAGAACAGGAAGAGGGACATCTAAGAGCCCCACTCCCAGCATCCAACTACTTGTGGTAACAGCTCactgaaagggggagggggaaaggattGAAGAGAGGCGGGGATagtctttgtctcttttcctgcAGTTTACAAGATCATTTGTTACACTTATTATAGCACAAATAGGTGTGGGTCTGCAGCAAACAGATCTACCCAGTTTACCCACCCTGCCCCCGACTCCCCAGGAATCCCAAGAAATGAATCACTGCACCTTCCCCCATACCACATATAGCGctatgggggggggagggagtgggggggggaaggaaagaaatctgCAGCTCTTCGTGCCTGTCTCCCCTAGATCCCCAGCAAATTCCCACTTAGCCTTTGTCCTAGGAAACGGCAGGATCGTGCTCAGAGCCAGAAAGGTGGAGGGGAGAAGAATGCTCTAATCAGGAGCCTTAACTTTCCTTCTACTCTGAGCGCTAGAAGAATGGTTCTGCTCTAGAACACCACCATATAACCCTCTTCCTCAACCTTTAACAAATTCCTAAAATAGATAGGAAGGAATGGGAGAGGGCAAGTGAAGAAGGGAAATCTCAccttccttccacccctcccTCCAAAATGCACAAAGGACTCTCTTGACTAGTTCTTAGACTCCTACTACTTTATAAGTTTCTGGGTTTTAACAAGCACTTACTGTGCCCTAACCTCTTATGAGCAAGTTCCCCTTTCCAAAAGGACTAGAAACCCCGATGGGGgccaggagagaaaggaaagggaggcaggCAGCGATGAACAGCTCGATTTCCCAGCTGCAATCCACATCAGTGTGCCGCCTGCGAGTGGTGCTGTGAGGGAGGAGTCGGTGGCAAATGGGGGAGCTCAACATACTCGCTGGTAGTCCGGGCGGGCTCCCCGTCCCCTTCCTCGGGGTCCACAGGGTGCAGGTGGGTGGCTAGTTCTTGCAGCACAGCAGCGCGCCCAATCTGGTCGTTTCGTCGCTTCTCCATGATTAAGTCCTCCAAGCTCTGAAACTCCAGCGTGTGGCTGCGCTGGGCAGAAAGCTGGATCTGGAGGCGGTAGGGCTGCTTGCCGATCCGCAGCTCCCCGCCAATCTTAAATTCCCGCTTGCCATAGCGGCACCAGGCGGCGAAGCTCTCCGAGTTGCGCCAGCTCAGCTCCCGCTCCTTGGCGCCAACCTGCGCCAGCGCGTTGCGCACCACCGTGCTGGGGCTGAGGGGCTTGTAGCGGTACAGCTCGTTCACCACCCTGCCCCTACGGCCCTGGCTGGCGTCCGTCAGGAAGCTGTTGATCACCTCCAACCGGTGCAAATGCACCACCTGGAAGTCCCCTACGTACACTGCCCAATGTGGGTACTGGGCCTGGGAAACAAACTCCACCAAGTCCCCTGGCTTGCACTTGTTCAGTAGATTCTCCGGGGTGTAAGTGCTTAACGCAGCTGACCCCGAGGAGAAGCTCTTCTGATAAATGCACTCGTCCCGGTAGTACACGGAACACTCCACCTCGTAAAGACGGGGATCATAAGGCTGTTGTGGAGCTGGCAGCGGCGTCTGCAGCTGTTCCTCGGGAAGATCCTGTAAATCCCCTGCGTCTTGCCCGGGCCCCTGCTGCTGCTCCATCTCTTCGTCGTCATTGGAAAAGATATAAGAGACTCCAATCCGGGGGCCATCATCCCGGTCCAGACCCGTGGGATCGGCTGTGGGGACTTCCTTGTAACTTAGATGGGTCAGTTTCTCCACCTGGTTGCCCATCACGCTGAAAAATAGACACGCAGGGGAAAGTAaggttgggggtggggtaagGGAGAAAATGAAACCATTATTTCGGAGACCGAAACCCCTTTGAAGAAGGTATAGTGAAGGGGAAGGTCCTCTGGGGCGGGATGAAGAAGAGCACGGACAGATGAGCTTccaaaattgtgatttttttcccccctaccGTGAGGATTGTATTTGCAGTTAttctaaaggagaagaaaagaggggagtTACAAGCCTAGAGCACAGCTTTTCTCCCCACCTGTAGGGTAGCCACGAGAACCCGCAACTCCACCTCTAAGTGGCAACAGTCTCCCCTATACTAGCCCCTGGTGCATGAACTCAGGCCCCGACCGCTGGTGCCCTCGCTACCTGCCACCGCACCACCGCAAGACACCGTAGAGGGGGAGAGGGCAatcacagaaagaagaaaaaaagttttcgcCCACCTCCCGATACTACTCGACTTTCCCAGCTGAGCCCACCTCCGAAAGCTGGGAAAGCACCATCCCCTTCAATGTTGGGAGCTGGAAAATGGAGAGTAGAGGCCGCCCAGGTGAGCTACGAACCTCACCTGCTGaacttccttctccttccctccgcCGGCCCCTCCCCCGCCCACTCGGATTACCTGCGGAAACTTACCCGGTTAGGcggaggggggtgggggaaagtaAGGGGCCGAAGGGAAGCAGCCCCCGCCACAATCCGAGACTTCTAAGGCAAGTTTCTCGGAGTCAGAACTGCAGCCTCTCTCCCGGCGCCGATCGCGGGGATGGGCAAGGGAGAGCAAAGCATGTCTTCACCCCGCGGCTAGCGCAGATCACCTACGGACCCGGGTAGCGGCGATGTTTTCCCCTATcgcctccctttccttctcttctcctcttcctcctttccttttgcctcttAAACGCCCTCCACTCCCGGCCGTGGTGGACGAAGGGATGGAAAGAGACCGGCTCAAGGTGCAGAAGAAAGGCAGCGGCGGCAGCGGCACTCGCTCCAAGCGGGCTGAGCGAGCCACAAGCACCGAAGCTAGGGAGAGAAGAGATTGTAGATCCGGCTTCGGCCTCCCCCCGTGAGAGCGCAGCCTCTAGCATTTAAAGAGACAGCGCCTCTCTCGGTCTCCCCAGCCTTAGCCTCTCCCACATTGCGCATAACTCCCTGGATGCCCTTCCCCCCAGTCCCGGGAAGCCCGGGGCGCCTGGGCTCTGCCTCCCTTCCGCACCCCCCCCGGACCCAGGTTTGCTTCAACTTGGTAATAACAAACCGGCTGGCTGCCACTTTCTGCCCGGGCGCACGTGGGCAGTCTCAAGTTGTGTAACGCGCTCCCTGTTATTCTTCTCTCGCATCGGCCACCGAACGAAAGGCCTGGGCTCTTTCTCGTCCGCTTCCTTTCTCTCTGCAGCTTTAAGGCGAAGTTGGGAGGCAGCTGCCACCTGCCCGAGTGGAAAGAGTTTTGCTTCGGGCTCCTCGCCCCCATCCTTCCCTGCACTGAGAAGGCCCCCCCCAGGAAGCTTATTTACGTGGATTTGTCTCAGGTGTAGTTCAGGTCCCTTCCAGTAAACAACCACAAGCACTTAAGGGGATTACGGCTTATCCCACCGGAGAGGAGCGGCTGCCCGCCACTTGGCGTTTGTTTACAACCTGGCGCAGATCTAAGACCAGTCTGGGAACAGGGTCTGGGGCTGGGTTTGGGGAGAAAGGTGGGGAGGGGGTGACGTTGCACTGCAAAGCCAAGAAAGAAGAACAATCAGTCCTGGCCTGCCCACCCACGCACCGCTCTGAACGTATTTGTGTCCCCCTTGTGGTTAGTACAAAGTTAATTTCAGCAGGTTTCATTTCAGCTTTCTCTTTTCCGAGAGTCCTCTATAGATGAAGATAGCAAAACTGTATAGttgggctttttcttttctttttttctttttttttttttttttttggagggggaggtaGAAGGCTAAAAATGCCTAAttgtttttcaatgagaaataaaTTAGCAGTCGCCCTTATGGGGTTATTTCCTTCCTATTAACTTActgaaagtagaaaagaaagtatttattgcCTATTAACCTCCCACCAGTAGACTAGACCTGTTTTTCTTCTCCCGATTGTACTTCTTTGTAATTCATACTACCAAACTTGTAGAAATCCCAAAGGCTATCAAGAATGGGGAGGagtaggaaggagggagagagcattattattcccagtttCCAGATGGCGAAAATGAGGCTCCAAAGGGTGTGCCCCTTCCTAATGAGTTAGGTGTGTAACTGGGAATACTATCAAAAAACTTTATTCTATTTTCCACAGCTTTGTGAATAGATTATTACATATTGTGTGCTAATTATACCTGGATGGAAAGGCACTCTTAACACTACAGAGGgccatcaattaaaaaaaaacaacaaaaaaacaaatctatgTATGTATTCTGTAATCTGTAGAATCAGTATTGGGGGGGGTTGAGTTactgttgtgtgtatgtgtgttttgttttgttttttctaaaccCTTAAGGGGATATCGgttttaaatataattcaaacaaaaaaaaggacaaaggcTTCTGTGCACTTTGAGATTAAATTTCTTTGCTTTGGACTACAAAATGTAGGCCACAGGATACCAGGTTACTATAGTAGCTTTTGATTATCCAGGTCATAAGCTTTGGGGCTGCCTAAGTACACATCTGGATATAAATGTAGACTTGAAATCAAtctgacacttgctagctgttAGTTTCCCCTTCTGAATGTCTATTCACTCACCCAtacaggaaaataataatttgcaCTGTCTAGATTATAAGAATTTTGTGAGATACTAATTTTGTAAACCTTACAGCCTATAGGAagtatgagttattattattaattattatagttatcttgcctttgccttaggttataacctttccctctgtttgtgataaatattttatagacatcccctcttaatatttgacaagataaaggtttatccattttagatgtcattagaatatcccCACCTaagtacctccattatgtcattgttcttgttattctataaaaagcttgctgtgCCGATAttcagggctagactctttgagatgatagtctcatctatccctgggatcaaccatggatccattggtcccagtatttctctccatttaataaattactgAATTGGTCTCTGAtctttgtcttgctcagtttctttggcattgcATTATCTCTGTTTCTGAAGTCATTTTATGACTCAAACACTTAAATCAACCACTTTCCTTTTGGGCCTGAGTATTTAAGTTTCTCCCATGAGATTATATTTAATCAAGCTCATGCTTACATACACCTAATATTACTCTCAAGTTTATTTGTGTCAAtccaaacatttgttaagtgcctctGTTAAACCAAGCACTCTGATGAAGATTGGttaatacaaagataaaacagaaaatcgCTGCTTTGACAGCATTTACACATTATTTTGGAAGTCTTAAGTCTTTACAAAGTTTAGAAGTTTCTCAGAGAAGGGATCACAGCACCAGAGTCAAGatggaaaaaatactgaagtgagACTTAATTTGGTTTTTGTGTCTATGGTTTCATGTGTCTCTACTTCTACTTTACTCACCTTCCTATTCATGCTTTCTCATAAATTTTTCTTGGTGAATCTACTGAAAGTTCTTGGAAACTTTGAATAACTGAATGAAACGAAAAACTTCATATCCTGGCCTTCTCTTGTTTTTCTGGGATGTAGATTGCCATGTCCAGGAACAGTTGCAGAATTAATTTGATCATTGCTTCAGAATTAGTACAAGGGGAGAAATAGAGAGTTGGTGGGAGGTGATTGTCTAGCTGTGTTCCAGGCTTGTCAGACTTtatctggagtattgtgttcagttctgggtggAATATTTTAAGAGAGACATTGAGAAACTGTAGATCATTTAGAGAAGAGTGACCTGGTAGAGAGAACTTGAAACCACATCTTATATGTAAGGATTGAAGGAATTGGAGATATGAGCTTGCTGAAGGTCAGTCTTAAAAGAGACATGCTACTTGTCTTCAAATAGTCTAAGGGGCATTCACAGGGaagttaaataaaatttgttCCACTTTGCCATAGAATGCAATCTAGTGCAATCgaaaacatttagtaagcatttatgtTCCAGGTATTAGGTGAggtgctggaaatataaagacaaaataaaaagtagtttatactcttaaagaacttatattctacagGAAAATACATGTGAACAGATAACTATGAGTAGAAGGCAGAACTAAAATCAGTGGATGGAAGTTATAGGGAGGTAGATTTCAActgaaaaaacatataaaaaagccCAAAGAAACAACTTTGACTTTGATGGTCATGAACTGTCACTAAAAACATCAACAattagtcagtaagcatttattatgtacttactgTTCGTCATCAATTAGCAGTGCTAGgtatacaaggaaaggcaaaaatgttATTGACTATCAGGGAACttcctttttaaaggaagaaacaatatgtaaatatcTAATTAAATATGACAAATATACCATGTTTAGTCTAACACATAGGGCAAGCGCTCATATGATGGTCAGAAAAAATGGTACAATGAcattcttaagaactttagaattgattgcctGACAtaggagatactggcacaggaccacccagcatgctattccctcatcagagaaggtgctgtgttctatgagtaaagtagaattgaattagctcaaaagaaatgcgaaatgtgcaaaattagagaatcctTCCTAGGCATTCATATGGACTTTTTGTGCCTAAGCTATGGTAGGGCATTTGGATCCCATATTGGTTTAATCAGACACAGTCATACACATTGCAACTTAATTTTAatatagtgatgttattttggttctcttttgagaacaaaagacaacaactAACCAGTATACCATGATATATAAGAGTCAATGAAAGTAATCAGTGAGGTAAAAAACACTGCTTTGGGAAGGTAGGAGAAATACCTTCTGTAGGTGATATTTGAACTAATTCTTGCAAAAAGCTAGTAATACTAGGGAAACAGCAATTAAACAAGTGTAGAGGTGAGAGATGAAGGATCATAGATTAAGTGGAGTGAAGTAAAGTGTTactgagttttattttttgtttttttgtggggtttttttttcagactgGGTCTCCATTCTTATGAAGCCTAGGAGTGCGGTAACTACTCAGTCACCAGTCCCACTGCTGATCAGTAGTGAAACTCTGatgtttcatttttgatctggACTTGTTTGCCCTTCCTTAAGCAATTGCTTAAGCAATCTCTTCCCTACCTCCTCTTCCTCTGGAATTTGTTTTATTGGTACCAGGCTTAGTGAGGAAAATATCTAATAGGATTTAGCATACTGCAGCTCAGAACTTTTGAGCTTAAGTGATCCGCCAATCTCAGCTTCTCTAGAAGCAGGGATCATAGGTGTAAAAATGTATAACCAAGGAGAGTGAAATATAAGCCAAAAGGTAGGAAGGTGCTGAATTATGAGACATTTAAATGTCAACCATGGGACTGGATATTTGATGCTAAAAGTAATAGGAAACAACTGAAGCTCATAGAATGCAAGTATGATGTAATTGGACcaatactttagaaaaatcaccttaGCTGATTAACAGAGGATGGATTAGACTAGAAAGAGATTTGAGACAGGGAGGCTAGATACAAGGCCATTGCACCCCCAGGTGGGAGGTGATGAAAGTCTGAACTAGATGGTAActgtgaatagagagaagacgtagtatatgagagatgttgtaaaggtgaaaaataataagatttggCAATGTGGGATGAGTAAGGGTGGTGAATTAATGACAGTAAGGTTGAGAGCCTTGGTAATGGGTAGAATGATGACTtttgtgttgttcagtcatttcagtcctgatTCTGCATAATTTTTGGCaaatcatttggatttttttttggcaaaaaatgttagtcatttgctattttcttctttagcttatttcacctgagataaacagaattaagtagcttgcccagagtcacacagctagtaaatgtctgagatctgattttgaattcatatctttctgactccaggcctggcactctgtccacttcaccatctagctgccctaaggAAGATGATGGCAGCCTCAACAGAAATGGGAAAGTTGGAAAGAGGGGAACATACTGGACATATTGCGTTTGAGATGCTTCAAACATTcattttgaaatgtccaataggcagttgaTGATACATGATTAGAGCCTAGGATGCAGACTAGAATTTGATATGAAAATCTGAGAATTACTTGcataaaaataactgaattcaTAGGAATTGATGACATCACCAAATAAGATACTATAGAAAGAAAGCCTGGATCCAGGCCCCTAGGGGTCATATAGTTAAGTGATCATGATATAGATAAAGACCCACCACAGGAAAATGGTCAAATAAAAGGAGAATATAGAGAAAATagtgttttaaaacaaaacaaaacaaacaaacataaactAAAGAAGAGAGAGtatacaagtagaaaaaaaaaagattaatagcaTCAGGTACTGCAAAGAAGTAAATAAGGATGAGAAATGAAATTTGACAATTTTTACAAtgatttcttgatcatttttaaCTTTGGAGAAGGCAGTTTCAGTTGGTTATTGGTGTAGGAAGCCAAGTTGTAGAGGATTTAGAATccaagaaaaggagaggaaatggaatGATGAATGTAGATGGCTTCCTCATGGAATTCAAGtcagaaagggagaaggaatatAGATTGTAGCTGTTGAGATTGAAATAGAAGGGAAGGATCAAgtgaaagtttttgtttgttttaagattgtaggtaaaagagaaagagacaatagATGGAGAAAGACTGCAGATAAAACAGAAAATGTGGAAAACCACTTGTTGAAGCTATTGAACAAAGTATCTTTCATTGCTGAACACAGTGCCTGAagtatagtaggtgcttgataaacatttgttgaacaAATATGTTTCTGGTTCAGATATGAGTTGTATTGGGTGACCTCTCAAATTCTGAAATGATATGACATATACATTTCTTCGTCTCACCCTATAATAGACCACCGATAAAAACTGCtaaattgaatttcatttcaaTTATCCACACTCCCTTCAAACCTTCACACTCCAGTTCAGGAATGATTGAGAA of the Sarcophilus harrisii chromosome 1, mSarHar1.11, whole genome shotgun sequence genome contains:
- the LRATD2 gene encoding protein LRATD2 gives rise to the protein MGNQVEKLTHLSYKEVPTADPTGLDRDDGPRIGVSYIFSNDDEEMEQQQGPGQDAGDLQDLPEEQLQTPLPAPQQPYDPRLYEVECSVYYRDECIYQKSFSSGSAALSTYTPENLLNKCKPGDLVEFVSQAQYPHWAVYVGDFQVVHLHRLEVINSFLTDASQGRRGRVVNELYRYKPLSPSTVVRNALAQVGAKERELSWRNSESFAAWCRYGKREFKIGGELRIGKQPYRLQIQLSAQRSHTLEFQSLEDLIMEKRRNDQIGRAAVLQELATHLHPVDPEEGDGEPARTTSEYVELPHLPPTPPSQHHSQAAH